The following are encoded together in the Bos taurus isolate L1 Dominette 01449 registration number 42190680 breed Hereford chromosome 10, ARS-UCD2.0, whole genome shotgun sequence genome:
- the DLST gene encoding dihydrolipoyllysine-residue succinyltransferase component of 2-oxoglutarate dehydrogenase complex, mitochondrial, which translates to MLSRSRCASRAFSRSLSAFQKGNCPLVRRSLPGISLCQGPGYPDSRKTVINSSNIFSVRFFRTTAVCKDDVITVKTPAFAESVTEGDVRWEKAVGDTVAEDEVVCEIETDKTSVQVPSPANGVIEALLVPDGGKVEGGTPLFTLRKTGAAPAKAKPAAAPAAAAPKAEPTVSAVPPPPAAPIPTQMPPVPSPSQPLTSKPVSAVKPTAAPPRAEAGAGVGLRSEHREKMNRMRQRIAQRLKEAQNTCAMLTTFNEIDMSNIQEMRARHKDAFLKKHNLKLGFMSAFVKASAFALQEQPVVNAVIDDATKEVVYRDYIDISVAVATPRGLVVPVIRNVETMNYADIERTISELGEKARKNELAIEDMDGGTFTISNGGVFGSLFGTPIINPPQSAILGMHAIVDRPVVIGGKVEVRPMMYVALTYDHRLIDGREAVTFLRKIKAAVEDPRVLLLDL; encoded by the exons ATGCTGTCCCGGTCCCGCTGCGCGTCCCGGGCGTTCAGCCGCTCGCTGTCCGCCTTCCAGAAG GGGAACTGCCCTCTAGTGAGACGTTCCCTGCCTG GGATCTCCTTATGTCAGGGACCAGGTTACCCTGACAGCAGGAAGACTGT CATTAACAGCAGTAATATCTTCAGCGTTCGCTTCTTTAGAACTACAGCTGTGTGCA AGGATGATGTGATTACAGTCAAAACCCCAGCATTTGCAGAATCTGTCACAGAGGGGGATGTCAGGTGGGAGAAAG CTGTTGGAGACACAGTTGCAGAAGATGAAGTGGTTTGTGAGATTGAAACTGACAAG ACCTCTGTGCAGGTTCCGTCACCAGCAAATGGCGTGATTGAAGCTCTTTTGGTACCTgatgggggaaaagtagaaggaGGCACTCCTCTTTTCACACTCAGGAAAACTGGCG cTGCTCCTGCTAAGGCCAAGCCAGCTGCAGCCCCTGCTGCCGCAGCCCCAAAAGCAGAACCCACAGTGTCTGCTGTTCCTCCTCCCCCTGCAGCACCTATACCCACCCAGATGCCACCTGTGCCCTCGCCCTCACAGCCGCTCACTAGCAAACCAG TGTCTGCTGTAAAACCCACCGCTGCCCCTCCAAGAGCTGAGGCAGGAGCTGGTGTAGGTCTGCGTTCAGAACATCGG GAGAAGATGAACAGGATGCGGCAACGCATCGCCCAGCGTCTGAAGGAGGCTCAGAACACCTGCGCGATGCTCACCACTTTCAATGAGATTGACATGAG TAATATCCAGGAGATGCGGGCTCGGCACAAAGATGCTTTTCTGAAGAAACATAACCTCAAACTAGGCTTCATGTCAGCATTTGTGAAGGCCTCAGCCTTTGCCTTGCAGGAGCAGCCTGTGGTAAATGCAG TGATTGACGATGCAACCAAAGAGGTGGTGTATAGGGATTATATTGACATCAGCGTTGCGGTGGCCACCCCTCGG GGTCTGGTTGTTCCCGTCATCAGGAATGTGGAAACAATGAATTATGCCGATATTGAGCGAACCATCAGTGAACTGGGAGAGAAG GCCCGGAAGAATGAACTTGCCATTGAAGATATGGATGGTGGTACTTTTACCATCAGCAATGGAGGTGTTTTTGGCTCGCTCTTTGGAACACCCATCATCAACCCCCCTCAGTCTGCCATCCTGGGCATGCATGCCATCGTTGATAGGCCAGTGGTCATAGGAGGCAAG